The nucleotide window CTGTATCTCCAGAAGTGGCTACTAAAACTGTTACTTCCTCATCATTATTTGTATTAAAGTATTCTAAACATTGAGCCATAAATTTGGCACCAACATCTTTAAAAGCCATTGTTGGCCCATGAAAAAGCTCAAGAGAAGCAATATTATTATTGATTTCCACAATTGGAAAATCGAACGTTAATGTGTTTTTAATGATGTCTTTTAAAATGTCTTCTGGTATTTCATTACCCACAAATTGTTTAATCACCTTGAATGCAATTTCATGATTGGTGTAGTCAGAAATATTTTCGATAAATTCAGAAGATAGAGCTGTAATTTCATCAGGAAAATAAATACCTCTATCTTTTGCTAAGCCTTCTATAACTGCTTTTTTAAAACTAGTTTTAGGTGATTTATGATGTAAACTATAATACTGCATATTAGTTCGATTCTAAAATTTTAATTCCTTTATCATTAATTTTTGAGGTAAATAAAGTATACGCTATTCCTGTGTTTTTATAACTTTCGTTAATTGCTGAGTGTACTTTATTAGCATCTTCATCACCTTTACATAACGCAAATATAGTAGGTCCTGAACCTGAAATTCCTGCACCTAAAGCACCTGATTTTATAGCTGCATTTTTAACTTCATCAAAATGTGGAATTAGTTTTTTACGATAAGGTTCTACAATGATGTCAACCAAAGAATTGCTAATTAATTGATAATCTTCTCTATATAAACCACTAATTAAACCACCAACATTAGCCCATTGAGTAATGGCATCTTTTAAGTCTATTTTACTAGGTAAAACCGCTCTTGCATCTTTGGTTTTTACTTCAACTTGAGGATGAATAGCTACTAATTTCAATTCTTTTGGTACAGGTAATTTTATAATTTCTAAAGGTTCATAACTTCTAATTAAAACAAAACCACCATAAATTGCTGCAGCTACATTATCTGCAATTTGTGAACCACAAGCTACTTCTTCACCAAACATGGCAAATTTTACCAATTCTAAATTCGAGTAAATATTTCCTAATAATTGATTCGCACCAAAAGCAGCACCTGCAGCACTTGCAGCAGAACTACCTAATCCACTTCCAGGAGAATAACCTTTAGAAATAGTTAATGCAACTCCAAAATCTGCATTTGCTTCATTCAGCATTTTTTTAACCACAGCACTTGCAGCATTTTCATCTACATTGTAAGATAAATTTGCGCCAGTTATAGCAGTAATTTTTACTCCTTTTTCTGCTGTTTTTATAAATGTCATTTCATCACCAACAGTATCTACAGCAAACCCTAAAGAGTCGAAACCACAAGAAACATTGGCTACAGTTGCAGGAGAAAATAGTTTTAAATAGTTCATTTTTTATTGATTTGCTATTCGAATTACATCAGCAAAAATACCTGAAGCAGTAACATCTGCGCCTGCACCTGCACCTTTTATGATTAAAGGATTTTCTGGATATCTGTCTGTGAAAAATAATACAATATTATCACTTCCTTCTAAATTATAAAAAGGATGTTGAGCAGGAATTTCTTGTAAACCAACATTGGCTTTTCCGTTGATAAATTCAGCCACATATTTTAAACGTGAATTGTTTTTATGAGCCTTGGTAAATATTGATTGAAAGTGATTTTCATTCTTTTCTAATGATGCATAAAACGCTTCATTATTAGAAGTATTTAAACTCTCTTCAGGTAAAAAAGGATTGTTTTTGATATCATCCAATTCTAATTGATAACCACTTTCGCGTGCTAAAATTAAAATTTTTCTGGCCACATCAATCCCACTTAAATCAATTTTTGGATCTGGTTCTGTATAACCTTCTTTTTGTGCTTGTTGTACAATATTTTTAAAAGTAGAATTTGCATTAAAATTATTAAATACAAAATTTAAACTACCAGATAAAACAGCCTGAATTTTATGAATTCTATCTCCTGAATTCACTAAGTTTTTTAAAGTATCTATTATTGGTAAACCTGCACCAACATTAGTTTCAAACAAAAAGGATGCATTATATTTTTTAGATAGATTTTTTAGATTTTTATAGTTGTTGTATTCAGAAGCACAAGCAATTTTATTACAAGTTACGACAGAAATACTATCTCTTAAATAGTTTGCATAGACTTCAGATACACTTTTATTTGCTGTATTATCTATAAATACGCTATTTCTTAAGTTCAGTTTTTTAACATGATCATGAAAAGATGCTAAAGAAGTTTCTTGCCCATTAGCTAATAAATCTTTCCAGTTTTTTAGGTTGATTCCAGATTTATCAAAGTACATTTTTCTAGAGTTTGAAATACCAATAACTCTAATGTTTAACTTTAAGTTTTCTTTTAAGAACTTTTTTTGTTGATGAATTTGAGCTAAAACACGTTCACCTACATTTCCAACTCCTGTTACAAATAGATTAAGTTGTTTTGTGCGTTCTTCAAAAAACTCTTCATGCAAAGCGTTTAATGCTTTTTTTGCATCAAAACTATTTATTACAGCAGAAATGTTTTTTTCTGATGAGCCTTGAGCAATTGCTCTAACATTTACATTATTTCTACCTAAAGTGCTAAACATTTGACCACTTAAACCTTGATAGTTTTTCATGCTTTCTCCAACAACTGCAATAATTGCTAAATCGCTTTCTACACTAATAGGTTTTATTTTTTTTCTGTCTATTTCAATACTAAAATTTGCTTCTAATATCTCTTTTGCTTTTTGAGCATCAGCATCATAAATACCAACACAAATTGAGTGTTCTGAAGAGGCTTGTGTAATAAAAACTACGTTTATTTGGGCTAATGATAAAGCTTCAAATAATCGTTTAGAAAAACCAGGAATACCAATCATTCCTCCACCTTCTAATGTAATTAGGGTAATTTCATCTATATGAGAAATTCCTTTTACATCACTTTTACTTTGTGGATTTTTACAAATTAATGTTCCTTCATTTTCTGGCGAAAATGTATTCTTTATTTTAATAGGAATATCTTTTCTTAAAGCAGGTTGAATTGTTGGTGGGTACAAAACTTTTGCTCCAAAATGAGAAAGTTCCATAGCTTCTTCATAAGAAATTTCTGGAATTGGATGTGCTTGTTTTACCACACTTGGATTGGCTGTAAACATTCCAGAAACATCTGTCCATATTTGTAATTCAGATGCATTTAATGCAGCAGCATAAATAGCAGCAGAAAAATCAGAGCCTCCTCTTCCTAAAGTTGTTATTTCGTTCTCAGTATTCGAAGAAATAAAGCCTCCTAGAACAGTAACTTGATGTTTATTACTCTTGAAATAAGTGTGAATTAAATCATCTGTTTTATCAAAATTAACCTGAGCATTTAGATAAATATCGTTGGTAAGAATTAACTCTCTACTGTCTTTATGAGTTGCGTTTAAAATTTCTTTAGCTGCATTTGCAATGATATAAGATGATAGTCTTTCTCCAAAACTAGATACCTTTGCCAAAGTTTTATCAGACAATTCCTGTAAAAGAAAAACACCTTCATAAATCGCATTTAATTTGGTAAATAGATTTACAACAGTTTCAGTAACTTCTTTTGAATTACTTTGAATTAAGTCGTCTATAACCTTAAAATGTAAGCTTTTTATTCCTTCTAAAATTTCCTTTGCTTCCTTTATGTTTTCTAAAGCCTTATTTGCACCTGCTAATAAATTATTGGTTGTTTTGCCAAATGCAGAAACTACAACTGCTACTTTATCTTGTTTAGAAGTATTTGCTACAATGCTTAATACTTGTTTTATGTTTTCTGAATTTGCTACAGATGAGCCTCCAAATTTTAATACTTTCATTTTGTAATTTTAAGTATTTACTTTTATAATATCTTTTAACTGAATTGCTTTTTGCAATACATGGTAACCTGAAATAATATGAATAGAAATAAACCCCTAAAGGGTTGTAGTAGTTGTTGTAGAACGAGTTAAACCACTAAAAGTAGTTGCTACTAAAGTAGTAGTTAGAAGTTTTTGTGTATGTTTTTTAGATAAAATCACATCACAAAAATAGAAGTATTATTTATTCAAGGGTAATAGATTATCAATTATTTTCTAAAATTAGGCAATAAATGAATTGTTGATAAAATACAATATAAAATAAAATGAAAAATGTATTATTTATGTGTAAAATTTGCTTTTTCTTTAATAACTAAAGAAATAGGTTTGTTTTGTATTTTACTTTCTAACCAAGAAAGGATGTCTAAGTACAAGAATGCTCTTTTTTCATAAGGATGATCTTCATACACTTTAAGTTTAGCATGAATTTTCTTGAATTCATTTTTTATTTCATGAGGAAAAACATCACTCAAGTCTCTAATAGAAGTTAAAAATACTTTTTGAACTTCTTGTAAATTTTCCATTTTTAAAAGAAACTTATAGGTATCTACAAATTGTCTTTCTAAATCATAATCTAAACCACATTCATAATGTGCAATTAGGTTTAAAACCCTTGCAAAACATTGTAAATCTTCAGCTGAACTTAAATTTTTAGATTTGATTATTTTTTGCAAATAAGCAATACAAAGCTCATTTTTACCCATTCCAAAATACAAGCATGCAATTTTATAATAAAGCATTACAATGTAATGACTGTCTAATCTATTTTGATATTCTTCTAGTTTTTTATTGATAATTTCTACCAAATATTCACCTTCGGAAAAAGTAGCTTCTAAAAAGTGTAAGTGTAATTTATTAGCATATAAATACTGAAATATTAAGAGGTCTGTATTCATATTAGAAGGTATAACCTTCATATCTACATCTTCCTCAAAAGCTTTAAGTTCACTCTTAAAAGTAGATGCTTTTTTTACGAAGAAAGAAGCCTCTAATAAGTAATTAATACCTTTTAAATAAAAAACAGGATGTTGAGTTATGTACTTTTTGTCTGCCTTAAATAAAGAAACCCACTGACTTGCATATTTGTAGCTATGTAAAAAATCTTGTGTTAAGAAACTAAACCACAAATGACTTTTATAGAGCCATAATTTTTCTCTAAAACCAAAAGTTTCAAAGTTGTACTTAGGTAATTTGCTATAAAAATATTGATTGATGAATTCTAGTTCTTCGTTATTTTTAACATAACCATTTTGTAGCAAGTGGCTGTATAATTGTAATGATAAATTAGATAGCTTACTAGCTACAACATTCTGTTGGCTCAACGTTTTTGCTTGCACAGAAAGCTGATCTGCTCTATTGCTTAAACTTCTAGTTATATATTGTGTTTCTATTACTTTTTCTAGTTCAACAATTTCGTAAGCAATATTTTTTTCTTCATTATCTAGAGCTAAGTTTTTAGCTTTATCTAACAGCTTTAAACTTTGTTTGTACAATCCTTTTTGATATAAAACTGTTGCAAAATCTAGCTGCTCTCGAATTTGAATTCTAATATTTTTATGAGCA belongs to Polaribacter dokdonensis and includes:
- a CDS encoding homoserine kinase, translating into MNYLKLFSPATVANVSCGFDSLGFAVDTVGDEMTFIKTAEKGVKITAITGANLSYNVDENAASAVVKKMLNEANADFGVALTISKGYSPGSGLGSSAASAAGAAFGANQLLGNIYSNLELVKFAMFGEEVACGSQIADNVAAAIYGGFVLIRSYEPLEIIKLPVPKELKLVAIHPQVEVKTKDARAVLPSKIDLKDAITQWANVGGLISGLYREDYQLISNSLVDIIVEPYRKKLIPHFDEVKNAAIKSGALGAGISGSGPTIFALCKGDEDANKVHSAINESYKNTGIAYTLFTSKINDKGIKILESN
- the thrA gene encoding bifunctional aspartate kinase/homoserine dehydrogenase I; its protein translation is MKVLKFGGSSVANSENIKQVLSIVANTSKQDKVAVVVSAFGKTTNNLLAGANKALENIKEAKEILEGIKSLHFKVIDDLIQSNSKEVTETVVNLFTKLNAIYEGVFLLQELSDKTLAKVSSFGERLSSYIIANAAKEILNATHKDSRELILTNDIYLNAQVNFDKTDDLIHTYFKSNKHQVTVLGGFISSNTENEITTLGRGGSDFSAAIYAAALNASELQIWTDVSGMFTANPSVVKQAHPIPEISYEEAMELSHFGAKVLYPPTIQPALRKDIPIKIKNTFSPENEGTLICKNPQSKSDVKGISHIDEITLITLEGGGMIGIPGFSKRLFEALSLAQINVVFITQASSEHSICVGIYDADAQKAKEILEANFSIEIDRKKIKPISVESDLAIIAVVGESMKNYQGLSGQMFSTLGRNNVNVRAIAQGSSEKNISAVINSFDAKKALNALHEEFFEERTKQLNLFVTGVGNVGERVLAQIHQQKKFLKENLKLNIRVIGISNSRKMYFDKSGINLKNWKDLLANGQETSLASFHDHVKKLNLRNSVFIDNTANKSVSEVYANYLRDSISVVTCNKIACASEYNNYKNLKNLSKKYNASFLFETNVGAGLPIIDTLKNLVNSGDRIHKIQAVLSGSLNFVFNNFNANSTFKNIVQQAQKEGYTEPDPKIDLSGIDVARKILILARESGYQLELDDIKNNPFLPEESLNTSNNEAFYASLEKNENHFQSIFTKAHKNNSRLKYVAEFINGKANVGLQEIPAQHPFYNLEGSDNIVLFFTDRYPENPLIIKGAGAGADVTASGIFADVIRIANQ